ATTTCAtacctgcagaattttttttacttgtagAAGCCATCCTGATTTTTTCTTCCACCCAGATAGTAAACAGAGCAACAACCTTGAAGCTAattcatttctctttgcttgctgctgagcagcatttCACTGCATGCATGGTTGCCtgagaaaataacaaatacctcacaagtgtttattttcacagtgaTGTTTAAACTatataaaatatagaaaaatctATAACAAACTATATAGATAATGTAATAATTATTACTTATTCCAGCAACTATTATgcataataatattttataaaatgaaatatacattatattaaataatatagcattataaatactaaaaaatatatatttatataggcCAAAGAGATTATTTGCCTAGGAAGTAGTGAGACCTGCCAACAGAACTGCATTTTGCTCCTTCCTTTACATTAGACACAAGCCAGGAATATTGCATCCCATCTGTTTCTGACACTGCCTTAGCAGTGTGATCAGCCCTGTATAAAACAGACATAGCTTTGgctgaagaatttaaaatctgtttagaCAACCTAGTCGTAATATTATGGCAATTATAATAATTTGCAAGTTTGTAGCATTCTTAATACAGTGCCCTCAGAGAAATTTATAAAAAGTGATGAAATAAACTTCACAGATTTCTAAGAGGTGGATTACTATTATGATTTTTCAGACGGGTAAAAAgagtatgtttttatttacatcAACTTATGTTTGCAATGTCTCCTCCAGGAGAACCAGGGAAATGGGAATCTCACTGTAAACCTGAGAAAGTAAATAACCTGGTCACTGGCATAGCCAGGCTGTGGCAGAGGTGGGAacagaggctggcagggaggcagaaTGCATCAGTTCACTTCCATGgacttttctgaaattttgttaAATAACCCTTTAACAAACATGCAGGCAGCAATCTGTGGGATTTGGTAAGTGCAGGAGCACAGAGATGGAGCATTTAGAAGGTAAAAGGTGGGTTTGGTTAATGGGATTCCATTGGGTTCTTTTTGAGCTAATGTGCTTTAGGGTTCTTTCCTTTGAGACCACCACCATTTGGGTGTCAGGACAGCAGAGCCAGACCTCCAAAGCACTGCTATTTCTTTGCAATTTGTATGTGAGCTCTGCACCCCTCCCTGTTGACCGCATACACAGCACATTTTGCAGACTGGACAGTTTTTTATTATCTCAGTTGCTTTCTCGcttatttaaaatcaaatttagTTTCTctcatatatttatatttccaaTTTGAAATGCCATGTCTGCTTGTCATGTCATTTAGGAAACTTTTCAAAAGTTTCTCTTTGCCTTACCCCAAGGCTCTCATTCCTCACAAAAtcaaatgctttccttttagTAACTTGGCTTGAAGTTGTCTGTTAGTTCCAAGGAGGTTGCGCAGTCTCCAACACGTGTGCCTCCTCCCAGAGACTCTTCTGGGAAAATTTAAAGGATTGCAAGTGCTGTTCTGTAGCTCTTTCCTGAGCTccctggctgggatggagttttaaggggttttctttgcttctgttcaGTGATTTACTCCATGGTGCCAGCAGTAAACATAGTGTGGTCAGGAGTACCAGTCAGAAATGGCTGGTTATTTTCTGGCCTCACTCGCCTGACAGGGGGTGGGTTACCAAAAAAGTTTTACCTCTGACACACAACTAAAGCTATAGACTTCCACACCTCCTGTCCCAGGCAATACCATGATGGAAATGAGAATGACCCTCTGGAAACTTAGGTCCACTGGAGATCTTTGCAGAGCACCTCCGCCTGTATtttgggttgtggggtttttttagggaAATCTTTGTGATTTTGCcattttgagagaaaaattTGTAGTACAAATGCTGTGACAGACTACTATACAATTTACTGCTAGGGTTTTCATCTATTGCCTAccaaaaaaagggacaaaaaagCAGTTTCCAAAACTAAAAATTACTGCACACAAAGTCAAATTGTTAGTGTCAATAGTAGGGGCTCATGCCGGGTGTTGCAATGAAAGGCAATGTAATATTCTTTTCAATATAACTGACAGAATCACCATGACTGGCAAATGATGCAATTCTTGCAAAACAATGTTTCAAGAGCCTATGACAGGATAAAAGTCTCTTCTAGGTTTCAGTAAAAGTCAAGATTTGCAGGTGGGAAGACAAAACCCCATGAGATTACAGTTGTGCTACCTCAGTCTGCAATTTGGGAAAAAGTTTTTAATTGTTGCATTCAATTGTTATTTTCTCTTCAATGGAAAAGAGTTTCTTAAATAGGTTATGTCAAATTCAGAACAGGCAATGCCAGTTCCATGATTATAGCCCCTCAGATTTTTGTATGCCTGGCATGAAGAGATTTGGTTGCTTCTAAACTTTTCAAATGCAATGATGCACTTCAGtcaaaacacagataaaatgcTTCAATTTCTTAAGACACAAGCCATTATAAAACTTTATAAATGTAATAGCAagataaggaaaacaaactgtgTTAATACTTACAGATAAAATGTCTTACCGTGTAGAAGGTTTTAGAGAAATACACCTTTAAGTATTTTCAGATTCCCTGTATTGCCTTGGACTGCAAACCACGATGCGTCCTTCCCCTGTATTGTGACTGCCTTCTTATAGTCCTTGTACAAATACAAACACCCTGAAATATGACCCACAAGGAAATACCTGCTTCTGTCACGGGAAGTAAATGAAAGACTTTTCTGCAAGGGGAAACCGAGAAGATTAATAGCCGCTTGAAAATATATGCACATTTGAGGCAGCCATAAATGGCTcccatgcagaaaaaaacctggagaCAGCTTGGCTATGTTAGTTCAGCTTTCTAAACAGTCCCTTAATTTCCCCTGAGCTGTCTGTAAAATACCCACCCACAACTGGAAGATAATGTAACTTTAAGAACCCTAAAACATGAtaaagtactttaaaatgtaaCCAAGTTCAGGTTAAAGAACAATATATACTGAAACATGATGCTACCTATGTAATGACATTGTAGGGTCAGTGTCTGTCTCGGTCATAGGTGAATTTTTTGGGTTCTCTCAAGAAACATCCAGTATATCATTAATGATAATGATTTTACACAGCAAACCTTATGGCTAATCCTGCAGAAGGCAAGGAATTGCTTttaggcagaaaataaaaatgctaaaatgcCCTACAGCTTGTAAGTCACTATTCAGCTACCTGGTGTCCCTCAAGTGAAAGGGTCCGGCTGCCTTATGCTGGATGGGTTCCTTCAGGCTCTTGATCTGGCACAGCCCTCAGCATGTAAACAGCACCAGTCAGATGTGATATCTGTCGATGggaaattttcttcttaaataatATTAGTGGGCTTTGGATATGATCTAAAACAATGTTGCATCTAGGAGAGGCACTGGGCCTGACACatgagaatgtttttctttctttcattactACTATGAGCTGTCTTTCCAAGTTGCTTCCCTCTCTGACAGTGTCTTCAGGTATTTCACGCTGACTGTCGTATATTTCATATACTAGAACCAGCCTGCAGGTTGTTTAAGATTCAGCCTcaacttcttccttttgctgtcagCAGTAGAATTGCTGTGCTCCTTTGTGCCATGCTATCATCTTTTCCCATGAAACCTTTGGTCTACCAGGAGACCTCTTGCAAATGTTGAGTACGCCTTGTTGGCTTGCCATATTACAGCACTTAAAAGCTCCAATAAACATTACTACTATGCCTTTTCTCTTAGACGGACAGCTACTATTTCACCTATTAGTTGGAAATTCCCAAGCTGTCCTTTAGTGGCTGTCATGGTAAATATACAACAAAATCTGATAAAGACCCCATCtatccaccttttttttttcttttaggtatTGTGTCCAATAGGGCAAATACCTTTTCCTAGTCACAGAGGAAACTCACTAATATTAACTCATCTGATTCTTTCTCAGCAGTCCCTTGTAGGCTGGACCAGGGACTATTTTGAGTAGTTTTTATATTCTCCCAATGCTTCTAAGTCAAGATAAATTTGctatagctttttaaaaaaataaaatatcattcTCAAAGAACCTTTGAGAAAAAAGCACTATACAAGAGGAAATGTGCTCCTTACCTGTAATGCTGTTACACTCCttggcattattttaaaaacttaaattacTCGTTTCACAGCCCCTGCTTGCTCCTTTATTGTTCCCAAGGCTCTCTGGCTTCAGAGCTACAATGTATCTGAATAAAAGGATAGTTCTGGAGACGGGAATGTTGttaacagcaatttaaaaacacGCTAAACCTTAAGCAAATAAACACTAAGGAACTATAATGACATGGAAGAGCTTCCAAAGAAGTAATGAATAATGAAATGTTGACCGGACACATTTCTCACAGTAACACAGGAATATCTCAGTGCCAGAAAACAGTTAAAGATGGAGCTATTTGCCAGAAGTAATAAGAACGTTTTCATATGAACTAGACCACTGTACAGTTTACTGTATAAAGACATTTTATACACTGGGCAAAATTAAGTGCTGGTAGGCCagaatatttccattaaaatattttcgATAATTTTGGTTTACTCCTAGAGAGGATGTGGTCTgtcaaacccaaaccacccaaTGTCAGCTTACTTTTCTAAACTACTTTTCAACTGACACTGTAAACCTCATCTTGAAAAGCTGTTGAAGATCATCTCCATTCTTGGCTGAGAGAGGTTTTGGGATgtattttggttggttttcaCTTCACCAGACTGAGTGAAAAACATGCAGATATTcataggaaattaaaaaaaaggtctttattGATTCCATGCTCAAGACGTCCATAAAACAATCATTTAATTCAAATAACTATAAATTTgacttatggaaaaaaatatatacctcAATATGCCAAAATATTTGTAACAACATTAATTTACTAATTTTGTAACTTGGCTTTAATAGTATGCACTTATTTTCTTAGAAGATTTCAAAAGAGTATTGAGTACGTTAACTGGGAAAAGGGTGAACAACTGATCCATTTACCAATTTAACCAAATCACTAAACTTACTTTTTTGAGCTAGCTAccaactttaaagaaaatataaaaagtagGAATATAAACATCACCAACATAACtccaaaatacaaaatcaagACCATACAGTCGCTAAAAAGGCACTTCTGGTTTCTGATTCAAGTATTATTTCCCATCTTGGCAAAATTCCTCACAAATAGAAGCTATATCTAAACATACAGTTGTTACTGGGACATGTAATTCTACCATTTCaacattaaattttaatgttttataatAAAACTTTGGCATTAACTTTCTGTTGGTTCAAAACTTCTGAATCAACAAGcagacttttatttctgtaagcaGAAAAACTGTTTCAGGCCATTCTATCAGTTAATTGCCGTATGCAAGGCAAAAAAGCTTTACAATGGCACTTAAGGTATCATCCAATTACAGTTTGCCAAACTTTTacaaagattttcatttttatttttctatttgttacATTTCCATGCTATTCAGGTAAATAATCTAcaaacactgatttattttttttatttatccatCTTACTCTAGAGCAATAACTAAATAAATTGACTTCCGGATAAGGCACAGAGCAACCATTACTCTTCATTAATAGTGTtcataaaaaggaaatgaataTATTAGACTAAGAAACACACCTTAAAATAGCTACAAACTGTTTCATCACCAGACATACCCATAATATGATGCTCTTTGGATATCTCCGAGGAAGTTACGGTTCCATGAACtagcagtgaaagaaaagatgaagtctcatgattaattttttttgttcttaatttacAATCTGTTTTCTGGAATAAACCTTTACCGGTCAGTTAGCTGACTCTTAGAACATCTTCAGTAGCCACAAATCATGACAGCCACACTAAGAGGAATCAAGATACAGAATTAGTATTAGCTGTCAGGTTGGCccacagcattttatttcttctttaaaatcttGCATATTGCCCATCCATCAGACACCCCAGCTTACACAATATAAAAATCTAGCataattacatttctgtaaataaaaatgtgttactCCAGTTTATAATCAAATCTCCACCCAAAACCATATGCTGATCTTTCATCACCAGCTGcattaaaatgtgctttcagAAGTAAAGTTCCTTAGTAAGCATGGAGACCACACAGGGAATCTGCTTCTTCTCACTGAAGCGTGGATCATCAGACTGTGATTCAAAATTTGTGGCAACCACATAGTTGACTCGTGTGAGGATCTGCATGATCTCAAGCTGTTTTCCATGCTCATTTAGCACAGAGCACAGAGACTGCACAAACCAGGAGCCTCTTCCAGGATTCCTCCAGGAGTAATAACcttacagaaaagacagataAGAAAGTACACAgggttatttttcctcttttttttttttttttttttttaattatcttgtGTTGAAGAACGGAATGGCAGAGAGATATGTACTAATTTATATGAAAGATTCTGGGCAAAGAGTAACAATGCCCACACAGAAAGTTTAATTCTCATCATTTGTGTCACATATCCTACTTCATTAAAGTGGAGAATGAGTATTAACTCTCCAAACCTCACATTATTGAAGTAccattctgtatttttgcatttgggAAACTGCAAGCAGTAAGATTTTATGTTCTTCCTCTTGAAGAATAAGTTTTGTACTGGAACTATTCCTCTTCCTGTTTTCATCACATATTCAACATACTCTCTACACTGGGACATGGAAGGGCACGATTCCCAGAAAATAGTAGTACTGAATTCATCATCTGTCATGTCTGTGTCTTCTCACCTGCCAAATCTGGGCTTTCTCCCATTGCCACTGTAACTAGAGTAAAAGAGGTGGATACAATACACTGGCCCAACATACACTGGGCCTTGGTGTTTTGTCCATCAGTGTACATCAATGAAGGTCAGTCTACAATAGATCAATATGGGTGATGCTTTTTGGCTTCTGTCCCCACACTGACCACCTTTTCTTTACCTGGCACTGTGGAATACGcaaacagaaaatctgcttCTACTGGGATTTTGTATCTTGGATTGGCATCTGTTTCCAGAGTGTCATTTGCAGGTCCTGAGTCAGTTTGTATACCTTCATCAAATTCAGAGCCTCTGCATGCCTGAAAGCAGTGAAGACAAAGAGAAATTATTCAATAAGGAGAAACTAAGtgttataaaaataagtattcattaacattttttaatcaaTACAGGTTTAAGCAGTACTTTGCATGTATTAGAAGCAGAAGTGCAATTGTGGGGGACATCTAATTGTTCAGTGATAAAATTACTTATCTATAGTACTGTGTTGCAGACTGTGGAACCCAGTGGACAGTCAAAATACCAAGTCAGCATTAGCTTATGCTAACCACGATTAATTTTAGTAGTCTACAGGCATCCTCAGCACTCCATTATTATATAATGTCTTGTGCACTGTGACTTCTGGACATTTTCTTTACATGGACTACACATTGTCTTTGGTTCCTGACATGCACTGCTGTAGCACTACATTTCACAgaacaacaaaatcaaaatcacaTCCCAAAAATCATCTAGCCCAATCCTCCTTCTCAAGCAGTGACAGCTACAGCAGATGCCCAGGACCGTGTCCAATTGGGTTTGGAATATCTCCAGAGATGGAgactctgggcaacctgttccagggtttgaccacccttttcaagtatattgcatttttaacattttcccaTTTATTCTTAGTTTCCTCTTAATCATGGGGTTTAGCTAAAGGGCACATGGGGACCACAGTCCAGGCTGGCAAGTTTCAGCTCTTGATCAGCAGCTTTGACTGACAGCTTTTGCAAAAAACAGCATGTTTGATGGGCTTACATAACAGGAGTTGGTTGCCTTTattaagataattttaaagGCAATGAAGTACCCATTTCAAACTTGTAATTAAGAGAAACATCACTTTAGTAGTGTGAAGAGTCTAAAATAGACAGTTTTCACTTTGAGGTTGAGAATTAATTGATGGAACAGCCTAGGGAAAACCACATCCGCTGCAACTCCCATACATATATAATACTACGATAAAAAAGAGAATTCAGACCCATGGTGTTTGAAACAGCTGTCTTTAAAAGCTTAAATAATATACAATTCATTATATGTTAATgcaataatataaaattataggctactgagggagagaaaaaaatatttcttttagcAGAAAGCAGTATTTGGTAGAGACAGCCTTTATTCAGAGACCTGGACAGTAGTGTTTCTATTGATGATCACGTACTGTCCTCAGGTCTGTTTGAACAAGAGGGAGTTTCCGTTTCTGCTTTTAAGTTCATATATTGCCACACACAAAGAGAAACCATGTACAAAATTACAATGAGAACATGTTGTTTACATCTGTGAATCTTGCATATCAAttatcttttgaaaacaaacaatggAAGTCACCCATAGTCCACTTCTCTCAAACACGTTTCTACAAAACCTCCAGCAAGATTCTGTAAGTTAATGTACAGGGCTGTTCTACAGCAGGCAACCAACATAGCACGTTTTCCCCAGTGCAGCAGTAGGACATTATGTCTACCATAGGGCTCTTacctgaatgaaaaataatttgggtttGCCTACAAGGCTTTTACACTTGTCTCCTCTGAATAGTGCAGTCAAACTCTTGATAGCCATGGGTCCATCAGTGCCATAGATGAGCCCTTCTTCCCCATGGCTTAGAAGGATACAGGCAAAACAAGCGGCATCACTGTGGttctcctcagcagctgcaaatCAAATACTTCTTAGCCAAAAGGaagcaacattttaatgaaaattgtatttagcaaacacatttttctgagaCTAAATATACATTGGGCTTCTACTGGAAGGCACAAGAAGGAACGGACAAAGGTGACACAACTCACTTTTTAGTGATGTGATGAGTACCTTGAATACATGAATACATCCTTCACTTGACTCTGAGTTCAGCCCACTGGAGTCAACAGGCTGGACTCCATCTAATACAACAGGCACTTCACCTAACATAACAAGAAAactgtgtatttctgaaattatgttGGAGGAAGAGGTGTGGAATTAAGCCTAATCCATTCAGCCAAATCCTGCTATACGGAATATTGCATGTAGCAGGGCTTAAGCAATCTGTTCCAATATGATCTGCTTTGAGTAGGGGGTAGACTTGGCGACTTCCAGAGGTTTTTTCCActctaaattattctatgattctgtatttttaccttgtttcagtaatttttccatATCATCACGGCTTCGGTCATTGTATGTGTAAACCTCAAAACCTAAATTTCTAAAACTCTTCGCTAGATCTCCAGCGTCTTTGTCAGTGCCATTGCGTGTACCCATTCctgccagaaaacaaagaatatgGTTGATTGCACATTACACAATTCAAAATAACTCACGTGTTCAAAGGTAAATTTTTAGGTTTATAATTactaaaccaaaacaatgtCATGGTGACATGGTTTTAAAACAATCCTCTAACAGTATTCTCAGCACTGAGAACAAAGGGTGAGATTTGTTTTAGTGCAAAATAATGCAAGGTTCGGTGTTAACAAGTTATCTTACCCAGAAAGATGCTGGCCTGCCTCTAGTACCTTGCAACATAGGACCTCTATGGATGGTTCTATCTCCTTTTGGTTATGCAGCCTAAAGCACCCCAAGGAAAAATTGTTGAAAAGAGTCCCTATGACACCCACATAAAAGAAACCGAAATAAATTATGTGGAGTAAACACTTCATTTAGTATGTTTGCCAAGTATACAGGAAAAGACCTACGAAGTTGACCACAAGTATCTGCTTTGAAACCGTACATGGTCTGAAAAGTTAAATGCAGGAGTGCGAGCAGAGCACACCTACAGCTACTAAGTTTTGTAGCACaaagctgcagctcagggacaGAAAAGTTAGAACATGGGCTGCAGATGCTGAAGTTCAAATTTTAACAACACAGCTTTAAACTCTGGGACAAAGGTTTAGCTGGAAGTTGGTGGAGCAAGATGACATACTCTTTGAAACACATACTGCAAAGAAGCTGCAAAAAGCCACTCTAACGTAACCGTTAAAGAACAGGAATAAATTGTAGTAACAactatttcttaaaaaagataaatagaTCCATTAAAATTCCAtgtcctaaaaataaaatgcttattCATTAATGAAAGTATAAAAATTCTGGTCTGTAGTAAGTATTATCAAAGGAAGAACATTACCTGTTTTGTCTTcaaaatttttgttgtttataaTAATACATTTGCCAACTTTCTTGTAGTCCATATTATACTGGAATGTGGGTGTAACAATTCGGTACTGATTACTGAGAGAGGACTTTGGCTGTTCTTCTTCtccattcttcttttttctagGTGAATCAAATGAAATCATTGTTAGTGGCCAGTCACATGCAGTGTGCCTATTTATCTTAACGCAAACCATTTGGCAGCCCTacctgatattttttcttctctaatgtttattttcatgatCCAGGCATAAAGATCTCGTGATTTGCATGAAGTGATTATTGTATGTGATTGGATTCTGATGATGGTAAAATGACCCTAGACTGAACTGCAACCAACAGTAGTATACATAGGTCCTGCCCCACAGATAAAACAAATGGCCTAACCATGAAGTCAGGCTGGCAGTAAACTTTTGCAAACGATGGTTCTGGA
The Falco naumanni isolate bFalNau1 chromosome 9, bFalNau1.pat, whole genome shotgun sequence DNA segment above includes these coding regions:
- the CASP7 gene encoding caspase-7 isoform X2, with product MSGDQHVARCTEEGGDEDCNDVVDAKPDRSSRFSLFGKKKKNGEEEQPKSSLSNQYRIVTPTFQYNMDYKKVGKCIIINNKNFEDKTGMGTRNGTDKDAGDLAKSFRNLGFEVYTYNDRSRDDMEKLLKQAAEENHSDAACFACILLSHGEEGLIYGTDGPMAIKSLTALFRGDKCKSLVGKPKLFFIQACRGSEFDEGIQTDSGPANDTLETDANPRYKIPVEADFLFAYSTVPGYYSWRNPGRGSWFVQSLCSVLNEHGKQLEIMQILTRVNYVVATNFESQSDDPRFSEKKQIPCVVSMLTKELYF
- the CASP7 gene encoding caspase-7 isoform X3, whose protein sequence is MQSQTEVADSHFLASKKKKNGEEEQPKSSLSNQYRIVTPTFQYNMDYKKVGKCIIINNKNFEDKTGMGTRNGTDKDAGDLAKSFRNLGFEVYTYNDRSRDDMEKLLKQAAEENHSDAACFACILLSHGEEGLIYGTDGPMAIKSLTALFRGDKCKSLVGKPKLFFIQACRGSEFDEGIQTDSGPANDTLETDANPRYKIPVEADFLFAYSTVPGYYSWRNPGRGSWFVQSLCSVLNEHGKQLEIMQILTRVNYVVATNFESQSDDPRFSEKKQIPCVVSMLTKELYF
- the CASP7 gene encoding caspase-7 isoform X1 translates to MSGDQHVARCTEEGGDEDCNDVVDAKPDRSSRFSLFGKKKKKNGEEEQPKSSLSNQYRIVTPTFQYNMDYKKVGKCIIINNKNFEDKTGMGTRNGTDKDAGDLAKSFRNLGFEVYTYNDRSRDDMEKLLKQAAEENHSDAACFACILLSHGEEGLIYGTDGPMAIKSLTALFRGDKCKSLVGKPKLFFIQACRGSEFDEGIQTDSGPANDTLETDANPRYKIPVEADFLFAYSTVPGYYSWRNPGRGSWFVQSLCSVLNEHGKQLEIMQILTRVNYVVATNFESQSDDPRFSEKKQIPCVVSMLTKELYF